One window of Oryza brachyantha chromosome 12, ObraRS2, whole genome shotgun sequence genomic DNA carries:
- the LOC102717200 gene encoding AAA-ATPase At3g28580-like — translation MASSVEKWVGLGSAMAGLGLLWSRMPEHVHEEARHIISSLTPMVSAYFNPYEQITVSEYSEEPQFRRNKLFDAISAYLSCECVGDARKLRAELGNDSNGPLVGLDENQEVVHSFRGARMWWRLCSKASKNRGPTIISILPGDADEPRCYKLVFHKRHRKLVVEDYLPGIVERWRELTARNRQRRLFTNHSVCGKGVWSSVPYNPPATFGMLAMDPGKKREIMDDLTAFREGKEYHSKVGKAWKRGYLLHGPPGTGKSTMIAAMANFLDYDVFDLDLTSIKNNAELRKLFLDTTDKSIIVIEDIDAIEVDLATKRKGKKAANGDQNDGHHQLPIDLSDNSGDDKSKVTLSGLLSFVDGLWSACGGERIFVFTTNHVGRLDPALIRRGRMDKHIEMSYCHFEAFKVLASNYLGVADHPLFVEIGRLLDATQMTPADVAHNLMPRGKRKRNADECLAALVEKMKKAKMESASPPVDPVDEANEERFHSD, via the coding sequence ATGGCGTCATCTGTGGAGAAGTGGGTGGGGTTAGGGTCGGCCATGGCCGGCTTGGGCTTGCTTTGGTCCAGGATGCCGGAGCACGTCCACGAGGAGGCTAGGCACATCATCAGCAGCCTGACGCCCATGGTGTCCGCCTACTTCAACCCCTACGAGCAGATCACCGTCTCCGAGTACAGCGAGGAGCCGCAGTTCCGGCGGAACAAGCTGTTCGACGCCATCTCCGCCTACCTGAGCTGCGAGTGCGTGGGCGACGCCCGCAAGCTCAGGGCCGAGCTCGGCAACGACAGCAACGGCCCGCTCGTCGGCCTGGACGAGAACCAGGAGGTGGTCCACAGCTTCCGCGGCGCCCGGATGTGGTGGAGGCTCTGCAGCAAGGCCTCCAAGAACAGGGGCCCCACCATCATCAGCATCTTGCCCGGGGACGCCGACGAGCCGCGCTGCTACAAGCTGGTGTTCCACAAGCGCCACCGCAAGCTCGTCGTCGAGGACTACCTGCCCGGCATCGTCGAGCGGTGGCGCGAGCTGACGGCCAGGaaccggcagcggcggctgtTCACCAACCACTCCGTCTGCGGGAAGGGCGTGTGGAGCAGCGTCCCGTACAATCCCCCGGCGACGTTCGGCATGCTCGCCATGGACCCCGGCAAGAAGCGTGAGATCATGGACGATCTCACGGCGTTCCGGGAGGGGAAGGAGTACCACTCCAAGGTCGGCAAGGCGTGGAAGCGGGGCTACCTTCTGCATGGCCCGCCTGGCACAGGCAAGTCCACCATGATCGCGGCCATGGCCAACTTCCTCGACTACGACGTCTTCGACCTCGACCTGACGTCCATCAAGAACAACGCCGAGCTGCGGAAGCTCTTCCTCGACACCACGGACAAGTCCATCATCGTCATCGAGGACATCGACGCGATCGAGGTCGACCTCGCCACCAAGCGCAAGGGCAAGAAGGCGGCCAACGGCGACCAGAACGACGGCCACCACCAGCTGCCGATAGATCTGTCCGACAACAGCGGCGACGACAAGAGCAAAGTGACGCTGTCGGGGCTGCTCAGCTTCGTCGACGGGCTGTGgtcggcgtgcggcggcgagcggatCTTCGTGTTCACGACGAACCACGTTGGCCGGCTCGACCCGGCGCTGATCCGGCGGGGGAGGATGGACAAGCACATCGAGATGTCCTACTGCCACTTCGAGGCCTTCAAGGTGCTCGCCAGCAACTacctcggcgtcgccgaccACCCTTTGTTCGTCGAGATCGGACGGCTGCTCGATGCTACGCAAATGACGCCGGCGGACGTGGCCCATAACCTCATGCCCCGGGgcaagaggaagaggaacgCGGACGAATGCTTGGCAGCTTTAGTCGAGAAAATGAAGAAGGCCAAGATGGAATCTGCGTCGCCTCCTGTGGATCCAGTGGACGAGGCCAACGAGGAACGATTTCACTCAGATTAA